In one Echinicola marina genomic region, the following are encoded:
- a CDS encoding RagB/SusD family nutrient uptake outer membrane protein yields the protein MNKYKFSWVMAFLMVFIQGCNEDFLDQVPDDIMTLEEVFNRKDLSESYLANVYNYLRDEAHRTNNTPWDVISDDIDVSQKNNPFRVNLGNWSAASNYWVFWNHYYKGIRSATTFLNNIDGNEQILQDRAGPALIIQYKAEARFLRAYFYFELLKQYGPVIILGEDVIDPDLSTEDPLMQAARTPFDQCVDYIVDELDMAAEDLPLHYTDQPDQDYGRATKLMCMAVKSRMLLYAASPLFNGNGDYNDFKNQDGTSLMNTQYDASKWKRAADAAKEIIDLGVLSLYKEYDSNGELDPLLSYRNLFLKPWNAEWILSRNSNSLSNYERSLTPRLANGYASMGPTQKLVDTYHMANGQVPVLGYQNDGTPIINTASGYTEDGFSEEAEGYTKANTFNMYVGREPRFYASVTYSGSDWINTSSSLGVREIELWYNGESGKGGSHDYSETGYLFRKNVHPDSNPRESKYVSRPHVMYRYAEILLNYVEALNEYDPGNTAVLAYLNLIRERGGIPGHLSDNGQSGMRERIWRERRIELAMEHLRYFDTRRWKIAEETDAGPFWGMNVNAGNFATDPAFFQRTIFENRIFRKAFYLFPIPQAEIERNPNCVQNPGW from the coding sequence ATGAATAAGTATAAGTTTTCTTGGGTTATGGCTTTTCTGATGGTTTTCATACAGGGATGTAATGAAGATTTTTTGGACCAGGTCCCGGATGATATCATGACTTTGGAAGAAGTTTTTAATAGAAAAGACTTATCGGAATCCTATTTGGCCAATGTATACAATTATCTTAGGGATGAAGCCCATAGAACGAACAATACGCCATGGGATGTGATTTCTGATGATATTGATGTGTCCCAGAAAAACAATCCATTTCGTGTAAATTTGGGAAACTGGAGTGCCGCTTCCAATTATTGGGTGTTCTGGAATCATTATTATAAGGGAATAAGGTCTGCGACGACTTTTCTGAATAATATAGATGGTAATGAGCAGATACTTCAGGATAGGGCAGGACCAGCACTTATCATTCAATATAAGGCAGAAGCGAGGTTTTTAAGGGCTTATTTTTATTTTGAGCTTCTTAAACAATATGGTCCGGTGATTATTCTGGGAGAGGATGTTATTGATCCTGATCTGTCCACAGAGGATCCGCTGATGCAAGCTGCCCGTACCCCTTTTGACCAGTGTGTTGATTATATTGTCGATGAGTTGGATATGGCAGCGGAAGATTTGCCCTTGCACTATACCGATCAGCCTGACCAGGATTATGGGAGAGCGACCAAATTAATGTGCATGGCAGTGAAAAGTAGGATGCTACTTTATGCGGCCAGCCCTTTGTTTAATGGTAATGGTGATTATAATGACTTCAAAAATCAGGATGGTACCAGCTTGATGAACACCCAATATGATGCGTCCAAGTGGAAGCGGGCAGCAGATGCGGCAAAAGAAATTATTGATTTGGGCGTATTGTCATTGTACAAAGAATATGATTCAAATGGAGAATTGGATCCTTTGCTGTCATACAGGAATCTCTTTTTGAAACCTTGGAACGCTGAATGGATTCTTTCCAGAAACAGTAATTCCCTTTCCAATTATGAAAGGTCACTTACTCCGCGCCTGGCCAACGGTTATGCCAGTATGGGGCCTACTCAAAAATTAGTGGATACCTATCATATGGCCAATGGACAAGTACCTGTATTGGGCTATCAAAATGATGGTACCCCAATAATCAACACTGCTTCAGGTTATACAGAAGATGGTTTTAGTGAAGAAGCTGAGGGGTATACCAAAGCAAATACTTTTAATATGTATGTGGGGAGAGAGCCTCGTTTTTATGCCTCAGTTACATATAGTGGTAGCGATTGGATCAACACTTCATCTAGTCTGGGCGTAAGGGAAATAGAATTATGGTATAATGGCGAGTCAGGGAAAGGAGGTTCTCATGATTATTCAGAGACAGGTTATTTGTTTAGAAAAAATGTACATCCAGACAGTAATCCCCGTGAATCCAAATATGTTTCAAGGCCACATGTGATGTACCGTTATGCGGAAATTCTTTTGAACTATGTGGAGGCATTAAATGAATATGATCCTGGAAATACAGCGGTCTTGGCCTATTTGAATTTGATACGGGAAAGGGGAGGAATTCCCGGCCATTTATCTGACAATGGGCAGAGTGGTATGAGAGAACGGATTTGGAGGGAAAGGCGAATTGAATTGGCCATGGAGCATTTGAGGTACTTCGATACTAGGAGGTGGAAGATTGCTGAAGAAACCGATGCGGGGCCTTTTTGGGGAATGAATGTCAATGCAGGAAATTTTGCTACTGATCCGGCATTTTTCCAAAGGACGATTTTTGAAAACAGGATATTTAGGAAGGCTTTTTATTTGTTTCCAATTCCCCAAGCAGAAATTGAACGAAATCCAAATTGTGTCCAAAATCCAGGATGGTAA